ATGCCAAGCTCTATCATAAGCATCCTTGCTCAAAGGAGCATGTAAGATTGCCGCCAGCACGGTTGCGGCCAGCAGCACATCATTTTTACCTACAACGACGACCTGCGAATAAAACAGGGGTATAAAACAGCTACCGACTGCAAACACCAACAGCCATCCGCTCGGCAGCGTGGTGTATCGACGCAGCATGAGATAAATCGTCAGGATGAGAAAGAGCGTTATCAGCACGTGGATGATGCCAAGGCCGTGATAACTGCCACTTAATAATATGCTGAAAGCGGCAAAGCTCTCATAACCCACCGGGTACTGCCCATAGGGGATTTCAAAAGTCCACATACTGCCTGTGCGATAGAGTTCAATCGCTTTGGGCAGATGATAGCTGGTGAGATCAAAAGGGAGGTACTCGCCCAGGGTTGAATAAGGCCATAGCGTCATCCGCAGGACAAAGATCAACAGCACCAATACCAGCATACAGCCCGCAAGTAGCCATTGGGTGCGTGTATCCGCCGGAGATGTTTCTTCAAGGCGGCGGTACCATCCTCGCCCATTGCGGAAGTACGCCCATGAAAAGGCGATAAAACAAACAAGCGTCGCGCCGATAGTCAACACAGGCGTGTACAGGTTCAAAAAGCCCAGGACCTGGGCTGTGAAGACAATACTCAATAACGCCGCGAAGACGACGCCATACAGCGATAAAAGCAATCGATGCAGCATATCAAAACCGGGATTAGGTGGAATAATGAGGGGATTATAGAGAGACACATCACCAACTAAAAGGGCCGCACGAATCTGCACGGCCCAATATCAGGCAGTATCCTGTTTTTTAGCGTAAGGCCAAAATCGCGTTTGACAATTTGGATTGCACCACGCGCTTATTAAAAGGCTCCCACGCCTCCTGAATAAAGTTCGTCACGCGCTCGTTTGCTTCTTGCTCAAGCTTAGCCAGATAAGCATCGCGCGCGGCGATCTGCTCAGCGGTAAGCTTGCCCAGTTCTTCCAACCGCTCATGCGCGACGACAACATCGTTCAACCGTCCCAGGTAATCCTGCATGGCTTTAATCTCATCGATGTATGCTGTGGCTGTGGTACCCAATACATCCTTAAAGCTGTCAATCGTATAACGCAGGCGCTTAAAGGCAACTCGCAGCGCGTGCAACGTTTCGAAATCTGCATCCGCAATGACGACATCATAAGCACGTACAGCCGCAAGCGCATCATAAATCATCAAAGGCGCGACATGACGCACCTGATGCGGCTCTATGAGTGAATCCGGCTCAACCACGCCTTTGCCATCATCCAGCAAAAATTGTGCATACTTCTTGGAAAAATCCCGGTACTTTTTGGAATCAAACCAGCTCACCAGCTTTTCGCGGGCATTGTCCCGTTTCACAATCAGCAGCTCGATAATGCTCTTAATTGCTTCGGCAGGGGCACCTTCTAACTCAGCTTGATATGCCGTGAGATCCGCAATCATCACATCCAGATCACGGACACGCCCCAGCCGCCGCGCCGTCTTACGGATTGCTTTAGTGTACGGAGCCAGTGCTTTCCCCTTAAGGTACGGGTCAAAGACGCGGACTGCACTGCGAGTACGGCGTGTCGCAACGCGCATATCATGGACAAACTCAATGTCCTCACCAGCGCGGCTTCCCTCTTCGTTCTGGGCGATCTTAACGAAATTTTGCAATAAGATTTTACGCCCAGCCTGTGCAACGGTATCTTCACCACCGATTGGAGAAAGATGGGCCTCCAACCGCGCCATGCTTTTTTCTGAAATCATCAACGTCCTCATCGTGTCTAATACTCAAGACGCATAGATTGTAACGAACTTTTGTATGGGTGTTAAGTCAAGTTTAAGCGAATAGCGTTTTCTTAAAGAAACGTTCTATTCTAGAACTGGGTTTGTTCTAAAATCGTCTGGAAGAACTCAATCACCCCGATGTTCGGATTGTTTGCGACTTCTCTCAGGCCATCATTGACGACAGCCCACTCATAGATTTTGAACGCCAACAGAAGCGGAATGCCATAACTGACAATACGAGAAGGCAAGCGTGCAATCGTCAGTGAAACAGGCGCTTCGGAAATTTCAGCAAGGCGCTGACGCTCATCGACCATCCGTAGGCGCGCCATATTCAAACGGTCTCGCTCACCATTGTGGTCGATCAAGTCAAACAACATATTGAAACGTTCTTCTTCATTCGCGCGCCAGTTGCGGCGGTTCTGCCAGATATACTCACTGGATTGGATTTTGGCTTCAAGCACTTCTAGCTGGCGCTCCGTATCGCGCAGATTTTCTTCGAGCTGTTTGCTATATTGCTCACGCCAGCGGGCCTGCCCATAGCCATAAGGGATACGCACAAAGGGGTAAAAATGTGCGTACAGTAAGATCAGGGGGATAAGGATATCGAACGCCAGCAAACGCCCTAATTCCTGGGGCAACTGCGGCAAACGTCCTTCCGTTAGCACCTGGCTAAACGGTATCGCACACAAATACAAGGCGATGATAAACAAAATAAGCAAACCCACTGGCAGCTTATCCACCAAATCATCGCGCTCTCTGGCGCTCATGGAGGGCTTCGCCATCGCCCATGCGTATAAGGCCAGCAAACCCACCGCCAGGATATAAAATGGCAGTGCAAATAAAAGCGCTAATGCCTGCTCCGAGGAGTCAATCAGCGCATTCTGCCTGGCGATCTCCTGCTGCAAGACTTGAATGACGCCAATGCTGCCATCGTTAAACAGGATAATCTGCACTGGAATGGTCGTCATCAAGAGCATTGCGACCAGCAGCATATCCATATCGGAAATCGTGCTCAAGAAGTCGCTGAGGCGATCCGGCAGGCGATCTAAAAGTGCATCCGGCAAAAATCGCTGACGCAACCCCTTGCCGCCACTGTAGACGAGTGCCGCAACCAAAAACACCATCAGCCAGATAATGGGCGACAGGGCTAATACAGTCTGGTCCAGGTTGGCCGTGCCGATTAAATCGGCTGTGCGCGTATCGCTCAGGCGGGAAAAGTGGCGCACGATCACAAGCGTCACAACAACCAGCGCGAGAGGGGCCAATAAACGGACCAAGCGCACCCAGATTTTATTTCTGGAAAGCCACTCATTCCAACTCTGTATCCACATCATCTGGATCAACAGATAATACAAGCCAAACATGAACAGCAGCCCGCCCGTATATACCGGGTCCGTGCGCAGACTGAGCACATTCGGCTGTAAAATACGCGCCAGCTCATTGCCACCCACATAGGCTAGCAGGCCAGCCGCGATGAACTCATTCAACGCCACCATGACCTGTTCCCAGGTTGGGATTTTTGAGAAGAAGACGGCATAGCCTCGCGGCGTTAATGCGAAGACTGTTAGCATCACACGGAACGTCACAGCGATGAATAGGATCAGGAATACATAGTACAGGCGGCTGTCTTTGCCAGATGGCTCTAAGACAGCTAACAGGCGGAACGTCCATAACCACAACTGTAAATAGACCCAGAAAAAGGTCAGGTACATCGCATGGTTACGGTCAAAAGGCCGTCCCAGGACGATTTTCAATCGAGGGATTGCGGCCAGAAGCACCAATAAAACAATCGGCACCAGGCTGAATACCACCGAGGGCCAATCACCGACGAACACACGTGACCCCGTAAACAAAATGCCAAAAGCCAGTAAAAGCGGGACCAGCAAGCGATCAAACAGGTTCTTCTGGGAGATTTGCACCACGCTGAAGAACTGCTGCGTCATCTTCGTTGGGTCGAAAGGCGGGCGGTCACTGGCCATGGAGCGGCTATCCTCGTCACATTACGGGTTACATCACGAGCATTGGTCTAATCCTATCCCTATCCCGCCACCCCACGCAAGCAATTCAGGCAGCAATTGCCGCGTGATAACAAAAAAGGGCACAGTTTGCACTGTGCCCCGTGGAATAAAGAGCCTTTAGTTCCATTTCTAGATTATTTCGCAGGGAAATCGACGCTCCAGTTCCCCGGCATCCGCAGCGTATCATGGAAGACCCACCCTGCAAATGTTTGCGGAGCGCTAAACCAATCTGTGCCTTCCAGTGCGGAGTAACCTTCGTATTCTACGTAGAACCATTGACCATCTTCGCTGAGGTCCGTTACATAGACGGCTTCCGCGCCAAGCAGATCAATGATTTCGGAATTTACATCTGGCAACTTGTGAACCTGAATATGGCTGTAGCGAGTTGCGGCGGTCATATAATCACCTTCTGGTACGGCGCTAGATAAGCTATCACGGCTGAAGCTAGGGTAAACGACCTCATCACGGTAGGCTTGACGTATCACTGCGTTCGAGGCTTCTACCACAGGCAATCTATTAACATCACCTTCGGCCTCGCCGAGGCAGTAGCGCACCCAGCCTTCGATGCCATCGAAATCGACACGCACCCAGGCATCCAACTGCGACGGAAAGCGAATACAAGTCAGGTCAGTTGCTTCAAAGTCGTTACGTCCTGTCACGGTCAGGTCGCTATTGGCAGATACTACGCCGCGAATCATATATTCACGCCCTGGGCCACTGCGTACATTCGTATTGCCATACAGATGTATCATGACGGTATCCTGCGCCTGTGATGGCAGGGCCAACATCGTCATAGAAACTAACAAAACAATAGAAAGGATGCGTTTAAAAGAACGGGTTATCATGATCAGGTTTCCTTCGATATTGTGAAATCAATCCATTCGATGAATCCACATTATCACGGTTGAAACCCTTCGTAATGGACGCGCAACCCATGCCCAAACGTCTGTTAACCTACGCTATGAACGACGAATAAATGGGGGCATCACTGCGGGAGTTAAGCACAATGTGACGAAGCTTTTCAGCAGCCTCTATGTCCCCTCAATCCGAGATAAGCTATACTCAACAAAGTGGATGAACTAAACTGACCATTAGGAATCAGCCCCTCATAGGTGAGGGATAACCGGGAGGCATGACGATGGAAAAGTGGGAGTATCAAACGCGCTTCTTCGAAGCAAAAGCGACTGATAAGCAGATACAGGCATATATCGAGAGCGAATTTGACAAAAAGGCGCGTCGCTATTCGCCGGAATCGATGATCCCTGAACTCAACGCGCTCGGAGAAGAAGGCTGGGAGATCGTACATATGGAGCCTGTGGCCCGTGTTGGTGGCAAAGAAGATGTCCTCTTCACGGAGCACCAATGGAGCAATACCTATTTCGCCGTGCTTAAACGCCGTAAACCTGGTTCCTATGTGCCGACGCAGAGTGACCACAACAACACAAACAGCGCACAATCACAAAGCAGCACACCCAGCATTCCGCGCCCCTGGCTGCCACCCGATATGGAGTAATGCCAATCTCAAACAAAGCAGATGTGTTGGTGATAGTTTTGCAGGCATGACGCGCCATTCGCTATCTGATGCAGCAGTAAGCCACCAGTAGGCACAGTAGCGGATAACACACCTACTCAATCCTCCCATAAGCGCGTACACTACCGCTAGAGCCACCCATACCTGAGTGAGTCTGCTTCATGACGAAAGTCGTTTTCATTACCGGGGCCTCTAGCGGTATCGGCGCTGCGGCAGCATTGGCATTTGCAAAAGCGAATTGCCATGTGGCCGGGGTCGCCCGTCGCCTGGAACGATTACAATCCCTGCAGGCGCAAATTGACGCCCTACCCGCCCCACACGGCGATTTTTTGCCACTCGCTGGCGATGTGACACAAGCAGAAGAAATACAGCAGGCTGTTGCGGCAGCACTTGAGCGCTTCGGCAAATTAGATGTCATCGTCGTCAATGCTGGGCTGGGGCATCGTGGGGCCGTGGCGGATGCTGAATGGGACGATATTGAGACCTTGCTGCGAACCAATATTGATGGGGCACTACATACCATTCGTGCCGGAGTCCCTGCCCTACGCGCCAATGGTAGCGGCCACATCCTGACGGTTTCCTCAGTCACATTCAACATGGTATCGCCCTATGCCGCGACATATGGAGCCAGCAAAGCGTTCTTGAGCAGCCTCGCAGCTTCATTAAGAATTGAACTGGCAGCAGATCACATCCTCGTCACGGATTTCCTGGTAGGCCGCACAGAGACAGAATTTAACGAAAAACGTCTGGGTGCTGGCAAACGCAGCAGCGGCGGTATCCCAACCATGAAGCCGGAGCAAGTCGCTGATGCAATGGTGCGTGTGGTGCTCAAACAGCCGAACAAACAGCGCGTTATCCTGCGCTTCTTCGACCGTTTGCTGGTTCTTGGCAATACGCTCATACCGGGGATTATCGGCCAGCTCGCCAAGAGACAGTACAAATAGCCTTTTCAACTATCTGCATCTTAGGCACTTTATTAACCCAAACTTTAGCAGCCTGTTTCGATCAAATAGGGGCATTCCATGACAGACCTTCATACCCTCCAAAATGCACATTGGCAAGTGGGCATCCTGCCTCAAACGGGTGCCGGGATCGCCTTCGGACGCGTTCGTTACAGCGGTAACTGGCTGGATCTCCTGCGCCCAACCGCGGAAGCTGACTATGAGAATAGCAGCAATAACAGCAGCTTTATCATGATGCCCTGGGCGAACCGCATCCGCGATGGCTTGCTTAAAATCGGTCATCAGTCTTACCAGCTCGAAATCACCAAAGACGATGGCACCGCCCGTCATGGCGACGTCCGTAAACGGCCCTGGCATGTTGCAGAAAGTGACGAAACGCATATCCGTATGACCTTCGACAGTCGCGATTTTGAAGATGTGAACTTCCCCTTCTACTTCAGCGCCGAGGCCATCTACCATCTGGAAGCCGATGCTTTCATCTGGACACTTTCCCTGACGAACGAAGATGACCAGCCCTTCCCGGCAGGCTTTGGCTATCATCCTTATTTCGTCCGTACAGCGCAAATGCCTTTGCTAGAAATCCCCACAGAGCAAGAATTCGTCCTCACGGATGCCATGGCAACAGGCGCACCGCAACCGATCAGTGACGTGGTTGATTTCCGGCAATTGCGAGGGTTGGAAGATGGCGTCGACATCAACCACCTGTTGACAGGCCGTGACATGACCAAGCCCATCCGGCTCGTATATCCTCAGTGGCACACCGAGCTTCAAATGCAGGCGGACCCCATCTTTAAGCAGGTTGTCGTCTATACGGATATGCATACGCCATCAGTCGCGGTGGAGCCACAAACCAACGCCAACGACGGATTCAATCTCTATGAGCAAGGTATCGCAGAAGCTGGCGTCTTCGTACTGCAACCGGGCGAAACAGCCAGCGGTACAGTCCGCCTGACGACTCAACCTTATGAAGGCTCATAGGCGATAAAAGCGCATACGCAGTATTTCATTTGATCGTGAACGTATAGGTGACATATCATGGCGAAGACGAAGAAACTCAATTCAATGCGCCTGTTGGAACAAAACGACATCCCCTACGAGGTGCTCCATTACGATACCAGCACGCGCGACGCCCAGGAAGTCGCGGAGTTAATCGGCTTGCCAGAATTTATGGTGTATAAAACGCTGGTGGTGCAATCCATAACGACCAACAAACCCATGCTGGTCATGCTGGCGTCGGA
The Phototrophicus methaneseepsis DNA segment above includes these coding regions:
- a CDS encoding CHAD domain-containing protein: MISEKSMARLEAHLSPIGGEDTVAQAGRKILLQNFVKIAQNEEGSRAGEDIEFVHDMRVATRRTRSAVRVFDPYLKGKALAPYTKAIRKTARRLGRVRDLDVMIADLTAYQAELEGAPAEAIKSIIELLIVKRDNAREKLVSWFDSKKYRDFSKKYAQFLLDDGKGVVEPDSLIEPHQVRHVAPLMIYDALAAVRAYDVVIADADFETLHALRVAFKRLRYTIDSFKDVLGTTATAYIDEIKAMQDYLGRLNDVVVAHERLEELGKLTAEQIAARDAYLAKLEQEANERVTNFIQEAWEPFNKRVVQSKLSNAILALR
- a CDS encoding SH3 domain-containing protein, producing MITRSFKRILSIVLLVSMTMLALPSQAQDTVMIHLYGNTNVRSGPGREYMIRGVVSANSDLTVTGRNDFEATDLTCIRFPSQLDAWVRVDFDGIEGWVRYCLGEAEGDVNRLPVVEASNAVIRQAYRDEVVYPSFSRDSLSSAVPEGDYMTAATRYSHIQVHKLPDVNSEIIDLLGAEAVYVTDLSEDGQWFYVEYEGYSALEGTDWFSAPQTFAGWVFHDTLRMPGNWSVDFPAK
- a CDS encoding SDR family NAD(P)-dependent oxidoreductase; protein product: MTKVVFITGASSGIGAAAALAFAKANCHVAGVARRLERLQSLQAQIDALPAPHGDFLPLAGDVTQAEEIQQAVAAALERFGKLDVIVVNAGLGHRGAVADAEWDDIETLLRTNIDGALHTIRAGVPALRANGSGHILTVSSVTFNMVSPYAATYGASKAFLSSLAASLRIELAADHILVTDFLVGRTETEFNEKRLGAGKRSSGGIPTMKPEQVADAMVRVVLKQPNKQRVILRFFDRLLVLGNTLIPGIIGQLAKRQYK
- a CDS encoding aldose 1-epimerase — encoded protein: MTDLHTLQNAHWQVGILPQTGAGIAFGRVRYSGNWLDLLRPTAEADYENSSNNSSFIMMPWANRIRDGLLKIGHQSYQLEITKDDGTARHGDVRKRPWHVAESDETHIRMTFDSRDFEDVNFPFYFSAEAIYHLEADAFIWTLSLTNEDDQPFPAGFGYHPYFVRTAQMPLLEIPTEQEFVLTDAMATGAPQPISDVVDFRQLRGLEDGVDINHLLTGRDMTKPIRLVYPQWHTELQMQADPIFKQVVVYTDMHTPSVAVEPQTNANDGFNLYEQGIAEAGVFVLQPGETASGTVRLTTQPYEGS